The following are encoded together in the Pedobacter steynii genome:
- a CDS encoding SusD/RagB family nutrient-binding outer membrane lipoprotein: MKQLYIGLAAMFVLTATGCNKFDDDINKEPNNPEKASATQLIASAQQSLPDIGSAFDKNASPYGIHYPQYISGTTFTENSRYNTVNFNFYPIYAGPLMNLQEAIRVASNPNEGPVPNQIAVATILKAYYFWHITDRWGAVPYTDALKGREDFTPAYNTQQQIYTDLFKSLDEANAAFVAGSIKNDIIYNGDVSKWKKLGNTIHLLMALRLSKIDPVKGAEEFKKALANGIMESNTDNFNYVHLVDKVNENFWYTSFTRLKRNWFAVSKPVIDYMQPLNDPRLPVFADKNVAGNYVGLEYGLPGSVSVVINNISLLGTALRQQNSPVYLVTHAQALFAKAEAAKLGWIPGGDGEAKANYDMAIQQSILQWTNSSNGAAEFLEQSQVAYNAATGLRQIAEQRWIHLFMHGYEGWAEWRRTGYPLLSPAPNNNSQEIPRREGYPTQEIANNGVNYSAAVSAFPYGGADNLDSRVWWDKP, encoded by the coding sequence ATGAAACAACTTTATATAGGTCTGGCCGCCATGTTTGTCTTAACAGCAACGGGCTGCAACAAATTTGATGACGACATCAACAAGGAACCCAATAATCCCGAAAAAGCATCTGCGACACAATTGATTGCCAGTGCACAGCAGTCTCTCCCGGATATCGGCTCTGCATTTGATAAGAATGCCTCTCCTTATGGTATTCATTATCCTCAATATATTTCCGGGACTACCTTTACCGAAAATAGCCGCTACAATACAGTCAACTTTAATTTTTATCCCATTTATGCAGGGCCGCTGATGAATTTGCAAGAGGCAATCAGAGTGGCCTCCAACCCAAACGAAGGGCCGGTTCCGAATCAGATTGCGGTAGCAACGATACTGAAAGCTTATTACTTCTGGCATATTACCGATCGTTGGGGAGCGGTTCCCTATACCGATGCACTTAAAGGACGTGAAGACTTTACACCTGCATACAATACACAACAGCAGATTTATACCGATCTCTTTAAATCACTGGACGAAGCAAATGCAGCTTTTGTTGCGGGTAGCATTAAGAATGATATCATCTATAATGGTGACGTGAGCAAATGGAAGAAATTAGGGAATACCATTCATCTGTTAATGGCATTACGTCTTTCTAAGATAGATCCTGTAAAAGGTGCGGAAGAGTTTAAAAAGGCACTGGCAAATGGAATCATGGAAAGTAACACAGACAATTTTAATTATGTTCATCTGGTGGATAAGGTGAATGAAAACTTCTGGTATACTTCCTTTACCCGTTTAAAAAGAAACTGGTTTGCAGTGAGCAAGCCGGTTATTGACTATATGCAGCCCTTAAATGATCCCCGTTTGCCTGTTTTTGCTGACAAAAATGTAGCAGGTAATTATGTAGGATTAGAATACGGTCTTCCGGGATCCGTTTCGGTGGTGATCAATAACATTTCTTTATTGGGCACTGCACTTCGTCAGCAAAATTCACCGGTATATCTGGTAACTCATGCCCAGGCCTTGTTTGCAAAAGCAGAAGCAGCCAAGCTGGGCTGGATTCCTGGTGGAGATGGGGAGGCTAAAGCCAATTATGATATGGCGATTCAGCAATCCATCCTTCAGTGGACCAACAGCAGCAATGGTGCAGCAGAATTTTTGGAGCAGTCGCAGGTCGCATACAATGCGGCTACAGGTTTGCGTCAGATTGCAGAACAACGCTGGATCCATCTCTTTATGCATGGTTATGAAGGTTGGGCAGAATGGAGAAGAACTGGATATCCGCTGTTGAGTCCTGCACCAAATAATAACAGCCAGGAGATTCCAAGAAGAGAAGGTTATCCTACTCAGGAAATCGCCAATAATGGGGTAAACTACAGTGCTGCAGTATCCGCCTTCCCGTATGGAGGAGCAGATAACCTGGACAGCAGGGTCTGGTGGGATAAACCATAA
- a CDS encoding nucleoside recognition domain-containing protein produces MALSRIWSAFIIIAIVVASIKCFFLGETEIFNLMIIGKASDPGNLLKVDGVIETCWTAVNICLKLIGIMALFMGFMSIAEKAGGIRLLSRIIGPFFSKLFPDIPKGHPATGHMVMNFSANLLGLDNAATPFGLKSMESLQELNPSKDTASNAQIMFLCLHASGLTLIPVSIIAVRASLNSANPTDIFIPCMIATFVATMAAMFIVSFKQKINVFQPVILGWVLSLSSIIALLVLYLTSLSTSGLQQFSGILSNGLLLLIFFLIVLGGLYKKINVYDAFVEGAKGGFETAIRIIPYLVGMLIAISLLRTSGTFDMVINGLKHLCTILGADSRFIDGIPTALIRPLSGSGARGMMIDTMTAHGPDSFAGRLSSILQGSSDTTFYVIAVYFGSVSITNTRYAIGAMLLADLVGVCTAISLCYLFFG; encoded by the coding sequence ATGGCATTAAGTAGAATCTGGTCCGCTTTCATCATCATTGCGATTGTGGTTGCCAGTATAAAATGTTTCTTTTTGGGCGAAACCGAAATTTTCAACCTGATGATTATTGGAAAAGCCAGTGATCCCGGAAATCTGCTCAAAGTAGACGGCGTAATTGAAACCTGCTGGACAGCAGTCAACATCTGCTTAAAACTGATCGGTATTATGGCCTTGTTTATGGGGTTTATGAGCATTGCCGAAAAAGCAGGAGGTATCCGTTTGTTGTCCAGAATTATTGGACCATTCTTCTCAAAACTCTTTCCTGACATTCCTAAGGGGCATCCTGCTACCGGACATATGGTAATGAATTTTTCGGCCAATTTATTAGGCCTTGACAATGCCGCTACCCCTTTCGGATTAAAAAGCATGGAGAGTTTACAGGAACTAAATCCGAGTAAAGATACCGCTTCCAATGCTCAGATCATGTTCCTTTGTCTACATGCCTCTGGCTTAACCCTGATTCCGGTAAGCATCATTGCCGTCCGTGCTTCTTTAAATTCGGCCAATCCTACAGATATTTTTATCCCTTGTATGATCGCCACTTTTGTTGCCACTATGGCTGCGATGTTCATTGTTTCCTTCAAACAAAAGATCAATGTTTTTCAACCGGTGATTCTGGGTTGGGTACTGAGCCTTTCTTCTATAATTGCCTTACTGGTTTTATATTTAACGAGCCTGAGTACTTCCGGCCTCCAGCAATTTTCAGGAATTCTGAGTAACGGGTTACTGCTATTGATTTTCTTTCTTATCGTTCTCGGCGGATTGTATAAGAAGATCAATGTATACGATGCTTTCGTAGAAGGTGCTAAAGGTGGTTTTGAGACCGCTATCCGCATCATTCCCTACCTGGTGGGCATGTTGATTGCTATTAGTTTACTACGCACCAGCGGCACCTTTGATATGGTCATCAACGGATTAAAACATTTATGTACTATATTGGGTGCTGATTCCCGTTTTATCGATGGAATTCCGACCGCGCTGATCAGGCCATTGAGTGGAAGTGGCGCCAGAGGAATGATGATTGATACCATGACCGCACATGGACCAGATTCCTTTGCAGGAAGGTTGTCCAGTATTTTACAAGGCTCTTCAGATACTACCTTTTATGTGATTGCCGTATATTTCGGCTCAGTAAGTATCACCAATACCCGATACGCCATTGGTGCAATGTTGCTGGCGGATTTGGTAGGTGTTTGTACTGCAATCAGTTTATGTTATCTGTTCTTCGGATAG
- a CDS encoding prolyl oligopeptidase family serine peptidase produces MMHKKLTLTFLLFSSVALAQKKPLDHSVYDTWESVGAKQLSNNGQWAMYGVNQQEGDANLYLNNLINNSKIKVHRATNAQFSADSKYAVFAIKAFQKDIRQAKIKKKKADDMPKDSLGLANLTNLGIVKVARVKSFKMPEKSGGFLAYQLEKPVDTTKKAGASTSPDKKDNQDFFADEESATASKQEGTDLILKNLTTGLERSFKYVSEYAFSKNGKQLIFACTGAKKDKSAPAGVFVLNTEKGTLKTLVKGKGTFKNFSFTEDGDYLAFVGEQSPEKTEIKTYNVYYNSLSLDTAQILVDNEIPGMPAKWAVSGDGKVNFSKDGTRLFFGIAPVKKAKDTTLVDFENAKLDVWGYKDDYLQPMQLKNAERESKRSYLSTIEIFNSDPRIIPLTDLKLPDATMINEGNAPYALAATDFGNRIQQQWTANSIRDYYLVDVKTGARKKIIEGLSGNAMASPNGKYVIYFDQTNSNWYTYAIATGKVTHLNNGMTVKLVDEENDVPDDPSAYGLAAWTEEDKTVLIYDRYDIWEFSPEGKNPAKNMTNGFGRQNSLTFRYQKLDPESRFLGKKETIIMDVLNNLNKENGFYKTNVGDTKNPELIVMGKFKYSNLVKAKDAEEYIYDKGNYSISPDVYVSKDLKTEIKLSNTNPQQQNYNWGTAELVKWETPKGYKSNGILYKPENFDPAKKYPMIVYFYEKLSDGLYAYQAPAPTPSRLNIPFFVSNGYLVFAPDISYEKGYPGKSAEEFINSGVESLKKNSWIDGSKIGIQGQSWGGYQVAHLITRTNMYAAAWSGAPVVNMTSAYGGMRWESGMNRQFQYEKTQSRIGATLWEKPELYIENSPLFSLPKVNTPVVIMANDADGAVPWYQGIEMFTGLRRLGKPVWMLNYNNEAHNLVQRQNRKDIQIREQQFFDYYLKGAKAPAWMTSGIPATEKGKTWGFELTDEKP; encoded by the coding sequence ATGATGCACAAAAAACTTACCCTAACTTTTCTATTGTTTTCCAGCGTCGCTCTGGCGCAGAAAAAACCGCTGGATCATAGTGTCTATGATACCTGGGAATCTGTTGGAGCGAAACAACTCTCCAATAACGGACAATGGGCGATGTATGGGGTGAACCAACAGGAAGGAGATGCCAATCTATACCTGAACAACCTGATCAATAACTCTAAAATAAAAGTTCACCGGGCTACAAATGCACAATTCAGTGCAGATTCAAAATATGCGGTCTTTGCAATCAAGGCATTTCAAAAAGACATCCGCCAGGCTAAGATCAAAAAGAAAAAAGCCGATGACATGCCGAAAGACAGTCTTGGTTTAGCCAACTTAACCAATCTCGGGATTGTAAAAGTTGCGCGGGTAAAATCTTTCAAAATGCCGGAGAAAAGCGGAGGCTTCCTGGCCTATCAACTGGAAAAACCAGTAGATACCACGAAAAAGGCTGGTGCTTCCACTAGTCCCGATAAAAAAGACAATCAGGATTTCTTCGCCGATGAGGAATCTGCAACAGCTTCAAAACAGGAAGGCACAGATCTGATTCTAAAAAACCTGACTACCGGTCTGGAGCGCAGCTTCAAATATGTTAGCGAATACGCTTTCAGCAAAAATGGAAAACAGCTTATTTTTGCTTGCACAGGAGCTAAAAAAGACAAATCTGCTCCCGCAGGTGTCTTTGTATTGAATACGGAAAAAGGGACCCTGAAAACTTTGGTTAAAGGAAAAGGAACCTTTAAAAACTTTAGCTTTACTGAAGACGGAGATTACCTTGCTTTTGTAGGAGAACAAAGTCCGGAAAAGACAGAAATCAAAACCTATAATGTATATTACAATTCCCTTTCCTTAGATACTGCTCAGATTTTGGTAGACAATGAAATTCCTGGAATGCCTGCAAAATGGGCCGTAAGTGGTGATGGAAAAGTAAACTTCAGCAAAGACGGAACCAGGTTATTCTTTGGCATTGCTCCGGTTAAAAAAGCCAAGGACACGACTTTGGTAGATTTTGAAAATGCAAAGCTGGATGTTTGGGGCTATAAGGACGATTATCTTCAGCCCATGCAGTTGAAGAATGCGGAACGCGAATCAAAAAGATCCTACCTAAGTACCATTGAAATCTTCAACAGCGATCCCAGAATCATTCCGCTTACTGACCTTAAATTACCTGATGCCACGATGATCAATGAAGGAAATGCCCCTTATGCATTGGCTGCTACTGATTTTGGCAACAGGATTCAACAACAATGGACAGCAAATTCGATCAGAGACTATTATCTTGTAGATGTCAAAACCGGAGCAAGAAAGAAAATCATTGAAGGCCTGAGTGGCAATGCCATGGCATCCCCTAATGGAAAATATGTGATTTATTTTGATCAGACCAATTCCAACTGGTATACCTATGCCATCGCGACTGGAAAAGTGACCCACTTAAACAACGGCATGACAGTTAAACTGGTAGACGAAGAAAACGATGTTCCGGATGATCCTTCCGCTTATGGACTTGCAGCCTGGACTGAAGAAGATAAGACTGTTCTGATTTACGACAGGTACGACATCTGGGAATTCTCTCCCGAAGGGAAAAACCCAGCTAAGAATATGACCAATGGTTTTGGCAGACAAAACAGCCTGACTTTCCGTTACCAGAAATTAGATCCGGAAAGCCGCTTCCTTGGAAAGAAAGAAACGATTATTATGGATGTATTAAACAACCTCAACAAAGAGAATGGTTTCTATAAAACCAATGTCGGCGATACGAAGAATCCCGAGTTGATCGTTATGGGGAAATTCAAATACTCGAATCTGGTAAAAGCCAAAGACGCAGAGGAATACATCTACGATAAAGGAAATTACAGCATCTCTCCTGACGTGTATGTTTCCAAAGATCTGAAAACAGAAATCAAGCTGAGCAATACCAATCCGCAGCAACAAAACTACAACTGGGGAACAGCAGAACTGGTAAAATGGGAGACCCCTAAAGGATATAAATCCAATGGAATTCTCTATAAACCGGAAAACTTTGATCCGGCAAAAAAATATCCTATGATCGTTTATTTCTATGAAAAACTATCTGATGGATTATATGCTTACCAAGCACCGGCTCCTACCCCATCCCGCTTAAACATTCCTTTCTTTGTGAGCAATGGTTACCTGGTTTTCGCTCCGGATATCAGCTATGAAAAAGGATATCCTGGAAAATCTGCTGAAGAGTTTATCAATTCGGGTGTAGAATCCTTAAAGAAAAATTCATGGATAGACGGTAGCAAGATCGGAATCCAGGGACAAAGCTGGGGCGGTTACCAGGTTGCTCACCTGATTACACGCACCAATATGTATGCTGCTGCCTGGTCTGGTGCACCAGTGGTAAACATGACTTCTGCCTATGGCGGAATGCGTTGGGAAAGCGGTATGAACAGACAGTTCCAATATGAGAAAACACAGAGCAGGATTGGTGCAACCTTATGGGAGAAACCAGAACTGTACATAGAGAACTCTCCTTTATTCTCCTTACCGAAAGTCAACACTCCGGTAGTGATTATGGCTAATGACGCCGATGGTGCCGTACCATGGTACCAGGGAATAGAGATGTTTACCGGTCTCAGACGCTTAGGAAAACCAGTATGGATGTTAAACTACAATAACGAAGCACACAACCTGGTACAACGTCAGAACAGAAAAGACATTCAGATTCGCGAACAACAATTCTTTGATTATTACCTGAAAGGGGCAAAAGCTCCTGCATGGATGACCTCAGGGATTCCTGCTACGGAAAAAGGAAAAACATGGGGTTTTGAACTGACAGACGAAAAACCATAG
- the yidC gene encoding membrane protein insertase YidC, with protein MDRNTFTGLFLIMIVLAGSFYFFGPSQTEINKEKERIAADSLKKVAAATKTTAPSTAAATTPAVDSATLSGPFGGSIAGTVQTTVLENENLKLTLTNKGGKILSVEVKDQKTYDGKPVILFDGNQNKFGLKMNIAGKEVNTNDLYFTATKTGNLVSMRANYLGDKYIEYTYDLKPKSNNVAFNINLNGLNQVIQTDSVALNWETTLLEQEKSGKKEKEHAAPFYKYVNETPDHLSIAKDETEELKKGKIEWFSFKQQFFSAVLIPKVAFESGKLGVTVLTQPGEIKRYAADMKMHFGQLASQNYAMDFYFGTNKFDVLKKQGHEIEKQVDMGYWPLKYINRFIVLPVFKFLEGFGWNYGLIILILTILLKVAMSPLTYKSYISMAKMRILKPEMDEIKAKVGDDNPTLLQQEYLKLYKQVGVNPLGGCLPMLLQLPFVMAFFFFFPNLFELRGESFLWMKDLSTYDDFIKFGFTIPFIGDHLSLMCVLMTISTLIYTYFNNQISGATGQMKYIGYIMPIIFLGVLNSYPSGLNYYYFLANMLTFAQQFLIKSMVDDEKIHRTLQENKTKPVETKKKSKFQSRLDDYMRQQQQTQIQSKKNK; from the coding sequence ATGGATAGAAATACGTTTACAGGCCTGTTCCTGATCATGATCGTTTTGGCCGGTTCTTTTTACTTTTTTGGTCCCAGTCAGACTGAAATCAATAAAGAAAAGGAAAGAATTGCTGCAGATTCTTTGAAAAAAGTCGCAGCAGCCACAAAAACTACTGCTCCCTCAACCGCAGCAGCCACAACTCCTGCAGTTGATTCAGCTACATTATCAGGACCTTTCGGTGGCAGCATCGCAGGTACTGTTCAGACTACTGTTCTTGAAAATGAGAACCTGAAGTTGACGCTAACCAATAAAGGTGGTAAAATCTTATCTGTAGAGGTAAAAGATCAAAAAACCTATGACGGTAAGCCGGTCATCTTATTTGACGGAAACCAGAATAAGTTTGGCTTAAAAATGAATATTGCCGGTAAAGAAGTAAATACCAATGATCTTTATTTTACGGCTACAAAAACCGGAAACCTGGTAAGTATGCGTGCGAATTACCTGGGTGATAAATACATTGAGTATACTTATGACCTGAAGCCTAAAAGCAATAACGTGGCCTTCAATATCAACCTGAATGGTTTAAATCAGGTGATTCAAACAGACTCTGTAGCCCTGAACTGGGAAACTACACTACTGGAGCAGGAGAAATCAGGTAAAAAAGAGAAAGAGCATGCTGCTCCTTTCTATAAATACGTAAATGAAACTCCTGATCATTTGAGCATTGCTAAAGATGAAACTGAAGAGTTGAAAAAAGGAAAGATCGAATGGTTCTCCTTTAAACAACAGTTTTTCTCTGCGGTATTGATCCCTAAAGTAGCTTTTGAAAGCGGAAAACTGGGTGTTACCGTATTGACTCAGCCTGGTGAAATCAAACGTTATGCGGCAGATATGAAAATGCATTTCGGACAACTGGCTTCGCAAAATTATGCGATGGATTTCTACTTCGGTACCAATAAGTTCGATGTATTGAAAAAGCAGGGTCACGAAATTGAGAAACAGGTAGATATGGGTTACTGGCCATTGAAATACATCAACAGATTTATTGTACTGCCGGTATTTAAATTTTTGGAAGGTTTTGGATGGAACTATGGCCTGATCATTCTGATCCTGACCATTCTTTTGAAAGTAGCGATGTCTCCTTTGACTTACAAATCATATATCTCGATGGCTAAGATGAGAATTCTTAAACCGGAGATGGATGAGATCAAGGCTAAGGTTGGCGATGATAACCCTACCCTATTACAACAGGAATACCTGAAACTCTACAAACAGGTGGGTGTAAATCCTTTGGGAGGTTGTTTACCAATGCTCCTTCAGCTTCCTTTTGTAATGGCCTTCTTCTTCTTTTTCCCGAACTTATTCGAGTTAAGAGGAGAAAGCTTCCTATGGATGAAAGATCTTTCCACTTATGATGATTTCATCAAATTTGGTTTCACCATTCCATTTATCGGAGATCACCTGAGTCTGATGTGTGTGTTGATGACGATTTCAACATTGATCTATACTTATTTCAACAACCAGATCTCTGGTGCAACCGGACAGATGAAGTACATCGGATACATTATGCCAATCATTTTCTTAGGCGTACTGAACAGCTATCCATCAGGATTAAACTATTATTACTTCCTGGCAAATATGTTGACTTTTGCTCAGCAGTTCCTGATCAAATCTATGGTTGATGATGAGAAAATTCACCGCACTTTACAGGAGAACAAAACAAAACCTGTAGAAACAAAAAAGAAATCTAAATTTCAGTCGAGATTAGACGATTATATGCGTCAACAACAACAAACGCAGATCCAGTCGAAAAAGAACAAATAG